TCAGGGGGGTTGCAAGCCTTCGCGCAAGCGGAGCTTGAGAACACAAAAATCTTGCTTGGAATATCTGACGAGTAAGCTGGGGCATGCGGATCGTAATCAATGACTGGCTCATCGAGGATGCGCTGGGGAACAACGGAGAGCATCGACAAGGACGTTCACTATTGGTCTTTGAAAAGCTTACGCTTCGCGAGGACGTCCTTGTTGTCCTCGAGAACAGCAGTTGGACGAGGAAAGCCTATCTGATGTGGACGAAGAAGGACCTCGGTGCAAGGCGAGTATCAAAGATGTTCATGGGATCTGTTTGGGAGGACTCGTCGAATTGCCAAAGGATTCCAAAATTAGAGAGTTTTGAGTTGCCTGAGTCTTTACTTCATGTAGATGAAGATGATCACTATTTGATAGAGGCCTACCTAAACGGAAACGCAGATTTGCTTGTTACAACAGACGACCAGCTTATTGAATTCTGCAAACAATCTAAAGATCCGATTGTTGTCGCTATTCACCGCGACGACTTCCTCCGCTCATGGAACATCGCGCCCTAATCATACTTCTTGTCGCGGTCTTCTTCTCCGGTTGCGCGCACACATTCATAATCGAAAAAGACGCGCCGCCGCAAAGATATGCGGAAGCGGACAAGTTTCTGCACGACAAACCGGCCACAGTAAAGATGCATGCCGGAAGCACACTGCACGCGACCGACGTGTTTATCGGGCCGGACTCGACGGTGTTTCGGATTGACGGTGCGACAGACCGGATTGTCGTGATGAATGACCGCATTCGCTCGATTGCCACGCAGGACGTCCGCAAAGGCATCAAAGACGGTGCGCTGATTGGCGGCATTACTGGCAGTGTGCTCGGGCTGATTATTGGCGGCATGATTGCGGCGATTGATCCGGATTATGTGGAAGAGACAGGGCCTGAGTCTCAACCGTATGGACACTTTCAAGACAAGGAGAACGACGCTGTTGTGATTATTCAAAGCGTCGCGGCAGGCGCGATAATCGGCGGCACTTTCGGCGGATTAATCGGCAGTCAATCCGGCACAATGCACAGCGTAGAGTTTTACAAAGACCCGAAAGATCCGCGAAGATGGGAATATTTGCCACGATAACTAATTTGATGATACCGCTTGCAATTATGGCTTCCGAATTGACCACCATCCCCTTTCAAACCAATTCCGGTGACACAACGACGCTTGAGGCTTTCAAGGGTCAAGTGGTGCTCATCGTGAATACCGCCAGCGAATGCGGGCACACTCCGCAATACGCGGGGTTGGAAGCCATTTACGAGAAATACATGCATCGAGGTTTCACAGTCATCGCTTTTCCCTCCAATGATTTCGGCCAGCAGGAACCGGGGACGGACGCGCAAATCAAAGAGTTTTGCACTACCACCTACGGTGTGAAATT
The genomic region above belongs to bacterium and contains:
- a CDS encoding glutathione peroxidase, with protein sequence MASELTTIPFQTNSGDTTTLEAFKGQVVLIVNTASECGHTPQYAGLEAIYEKYMHRGFTVIAFPSNDFGQQEPGTDAQIKEFCTTTYGVKFPLMKKIPVLGENKHPLYRYLVEHSEPAEEVPWNFTKFLLDRDGNIAARFHYKVQPDAPEVIAKIEALLGEKPSE